One Streptomyces sp. NBC_01217 genomic region harbors:
- a CDS encoding sensor histidine kinase — MTDILLIALFAFLGAAVAGLLGALVLRLFRHRSLVVSLTVVAAVAVTAMLAGTLAVAWAMFLSPHDLTVVTTVVAMAAVVSLVTAMLLGRWVAARSRELTLAARSFGEGGTFAAPVEQTTAELASLAEELAATSAKLDSSRARERTLEASRRELVAWISHDLRTPLAGLRAMSEALEDGMATDTGRYLRQIRTEVERMNDMVGDLFELSRIHAGSLTLTPSRTSVHDLVGDALAGADPLAREHGVRLVGSRVDALPVDVDSKEMSRVLGNLLINAIRRTPADGTVAVAAQRSDDTVVLSVTDGCGGIPEEDLPRVFDTGWRGSHARTPPAGAGLGLAIVRGIVEAHEGRAGVRNVAGGCCFEVTLPLAPVGHRRSAR; from the coding sequence GTGACCGACATACTCCTCATCGCACTCTTCGCGTTCCTGGGCGCCGCCGTGGCCGGACTGCTCGGTGCGCTCGTCCTGCGGCTCTTCCGGCACCGTTCGCTCGTCGTGTCGCTGACCGTCGTCGCCGCTGTCGCCGTCACCGCGATGCTCGCCGGAACCCTCGCGGTCGCCTGGGCGATGTTCCTGTCACCGCACGATCTGACCGTCGTCACCACCGTCGTCGCCATGGCCGCGGTGGTGTCGCTCGTCACCGCGATGCTCCTGGGCCGCTGGGTAGCCGCCAGAAGCCGCGAACTGACGCTCGCGGCCCGCTCGTTCGGCGAAGGCGGCACATTCGCCGCCCCCGTGGAACAGACGACGGCCGAACTGGCCTCCCTGGCGGAGGAACTGGCCGCCACCAGCGCCAAGCTCGACAGCTCCCGCGCTCGGGAGCGCACGCTGGAGGCATCGCGGCGCGAGCTCGTCGCCTGGATCTCGCACGATCTGCGGACCCCGCTGGCCGGGCTGCGGGCCATGTCGGAGGCGCTGGAGGACGGCATGGCCACCGACACCGGGCGCTATCTGCGGCAGATCCGCACCGAGGTGGAGCGCATGAACGACATGGTCGGCGACCTCTTCGAACTCTCACGTATCCACGCCGGATCGCTCACCCTGACGCCCTCCCGCACCTCCGTCCACGACCTGGTCGGCGACGCTCTCGCGGGCGCCGATCCGCTGGCCCGCGAGCACGGTGTGCGGCTGGTCGGGAGCCGTGTCGACGCCCTTCCGGTGGACGTCGACAGCAAGGAGATGAGCCGGGTCCTGGGCAACCTCCTGATCAACGCGATCCGCCGCACGCCCGCCGACGGAACCGTCGCCGTGGCAGCGCAGCGCAGCGACGACACGGTGGTGCTCTCGGTGACGGACGGCTGCGGGGGCATCCCCGAGGAGGATCTGCCCAGGGTCTTCGACACCGGCTGGCGCGGCAGTCATGCCCGGACGCCCCCGGCAGGCGCGGGCCTCGGACTCGCCATCGTCCGCGGCATCGTCGAGGCGCACGAGGGCCGCGCGGGCGTCCGTAACGTGGCCGGCGGCTGCTGCTTCGAGGTCACACTCCCCCTGGCACCGGTCGGGCACCGGCGCTCTGCGCGTTGA
- a CDS encoding NAD-dependent epimerase/dehydratase family protein: MRVLVTGGAGFIGSEIVRALASAGHRAVVFDALLPSVHGAQAPPADADAERRIIADVRDRAAVDGALRGIDAVCHQAAMVGLGTDFADAPEYVGCNDLGTAVLLAAMADAGVRRLVLAGSMVVYGEGRYDCPRHGTVRPGPRAAADLDAGRFEPHCPRCGAELASGLVAEDAPTDPRNVYAATKLAQEHLTAAWARAAGGSAVSLRYHNVYGPGMPRDTPYAGVASFFRSALARGEAPRVFEDGCQRRDFVHVRDVAAANVLALEAVQEYEPGGFDAYNTGSGEPHTIGEMASALASAHGGPAPEITGEYRLGDVRHVTADSQRLRDELGWKPKEGFAEGMAEFATAPLRGMRPNADAQRP, from the coding sequence ATGCGCGTACTGGTCACCGGCGGAGCCGGGTTCATCGGGTCGGAGATCGTCCGTGCCCTCGCATCTGCCGGGCACCGGGCCGTCGTGTTCGACGCCCTGCTGCCCTCGGTGCACGGTGCGCAGGCGCCCCCTGCGGACGCCGACGCCGAGCGGAGAATCATCGCGGACGTACGCGATCGCGCGGCGGTGGACGGGGCGTTGCGGGGCATCGACGCCGTGTGTCATCAGGCGGCGATGGTCGGCCTGGGCACCGACTTCGCCGACGCGCCCGAGTACGTCGGGTGCAACGATCTCGGGACAGCGGTGCTGCTTGCCGCGATGGCCGACGCGGGTGTGCGGCGTCTGGTGCTGGCCGGATCGATGGTGGTCTACGGCGAGGGGCGCTACGACTGTCCGCGCCACGGCACGGTCCGGCCGGGGCCGAGGGCGGCGGCCGACCTGGACGCGGGGCGGTTCGAGCCGCACTGTCCGCGCTGCGGTGCGGAGTTGGCGTCCGGTCTGGTCGCCGAGGACGCGCCCACGGACCCGCGCAATGTGTACGCGGCCACCAAGCTCGCCCAGGAACACCTCACCGCGGCCTGGGCGCGCGCGGCGGGTGGGTCGGCGGTGTCGCTGCGCTACCACAATGTGTACGGGCCGGGGATGCCGCGAGACACCCCGTACGCCGGTGTCGCGTCCTTCTTCCGCTCGGCTCTGGCACGTGGAGAGGCTCCCCGGGTCTTCGAGGACGGTTGCCAGCGGCGGGATTTCGTCCACGTACGGGATGTGGCGGCCGCGAACGTGCTGGCGCTGGAGGCCGTCCAGGAGTACGAGCCGGGCGGGTTCGACGCTTACAACACGGGGAGCGGGGAACCGCACACCATCGGCGAGATGGCCTCGGCGCTGGCCTCGGCACACGGTGGTCCCGCTCCGGAGATCACCGGCGAGTACCGGCTCGGTGACGTACGCCATGTCACGGCGGACTCGCAGCGACTGCGCGACGAGCTGGGCTGGAAACCGAAGGAAGGGTTCGCCGAGGGAATGGCGGAGTTCGCGACCGCCCCGTTGAGGGGGATGCGCCCGAACGCCGACGCCCAAAGGCCCTGA
- a CDS encoding nickel transporter, with the protein MTAHHAGSTVRGARRTPAPRRFGASCAAVLLAVCALVLVPSGAASAHPLGNFTVNRYDGLVAAPGLLRIDHVEDLAEIPATQAEPQIKQSGMADWARQRCEIAARGSEITVDGRRAVPTAGASRAVQRPGQAGLRTLRVECRLTVPLPQGRTVSVAFRSDRPDSGPGWREITARGDGMTLTSRDVPENSVSHELTRYPEELLSSPADTATALLRVRPGGPALADTGRDAPASSVLPRGADRWTQALDGLVARRDLTPGFAVLALAAAVALGALHALAPGHGKTLMAAAAAARRRATLRDVLPLAASVTVTHTLGVVALGLPIAAGSAAAPSVIGWLGVTSGILVTLAGAGLVRRAWHNRGHGHAHHHQHAHDNSHDHAHTHGGHTHTHPTAPTVRGTILLGFAGGLVPSPSAVVVLVGASALGQAWFGVLLVVAYGAGLALTLTAAGFAVVKAGGRVARLLDRPPRWIGGRSAALIKRAVPLGSAFAVVALGAGLVLREASSVLG; encoded by the coding sequence ATGACCGCCCACCACGCCGGATCGACCGTACGCGGAGCCCGCAGGACTCCGGCGCCGCGTCGCTTCGGCGCCTCGTGCGCGGCCGTCCTCCTGGCCGTCTGTGCCCTCGTGCTAGTTCCCTCGGGAGCAGCGAGCGCGCATCCGCTCGGCAACTTCACGGTCAACCGTTACGACGGTCTGGTCGCCGCTCCCGGGCTGCTGCGGATCGACCACGTCGAGGACCTCGCGGAGATACCGGCAACCCAGGCCGAGCCGCAGATCAAGCAGTCCGGGATGGCGGACTGGGCCCGACAGCGCTGCGAGATTGCCGCGCGCGGCAGCGAGATCACGGTCGACGGCCGCCGGGCCGTGCCGACGGCAGGCGCGAGCCGGGCGGTCCAGCGCCCCGGGCAGGCCGGACTCCGCACCCTCCGGGTGGAGTGCCGGCTGACCGTGCCGCTCCCACAGGGGCGCACCGTTTCCGTCGCCTTCCGCAGCGACCGGCCCGACTCGGGGCCCGGCTGGCGCGAGATCACCGCGCGCGGCGACGGGATGACGCTCACCTCCCGTGACGTACCCGAGAATTCGGTGTCCCACGAGCTGACCCGGTATCCCGAGGAACTGCTGTCCTCACCCGCCGACACCGCGACCGCCTTGCTGCGGGTTCGCCCGGGTGGTCCCGCCCTGGCGGACACCGGCCGGGACGCGCCCGCGTCGTCCGTCCTCCCGCGCGGCGCCGACCGCTGGACGCAGGCGCTCGACGGGCTGGTCGCCCGCCGCGACCTCACCCCCGGCTTCGCCGTGCTCGCCCTGGCCGCCGCCGTGGCCCTGGGCGCACTGCACGCGCTGGCACCGGGCCACGGCAAGACGCTGATGGCAGCCGCGGCCGCCGCCCGCAGGCGCGCCACGCTCCGCGACGTCCTGCCCCTGGCCGCTTCCGTGACCGTCACGCACACCCTGGGGGTCGTCGCCCTGGGCCTCCCCATCGCCGCGGGATCCGCGGCGGCGCCCTCCGTGATCGGATGGCTGGGCGTCACGAGCGGGATCCTGGTGACGCTCGCGGGCGCCGGTCTCGTACGACGCGCCTGGCACAACCGCGGACACGGACACGCGCATCACCATCAGCACGCGCACGACAACTCCCACGACCATGCGCACACCCACGGCGGTCACACCCACACACACCCCACCGCCCCCACAGTGCGCGGCACGATCCTGCTCGGCTTCGCCGGTGGGCTCGTCCCCAGCCCCTCGGCCGTGGTCGTCCTGGTCGGCGCGTCGGCCCTGGGACAGGCATGGTTCGGCGTGCTGCTCGTCGTCGCCTACGGGGCCGGTCTCGCCCTCACCCTCACGGCGGCCGGGTTCGCCGTGGTCAAGGCCGGCGGCCGAGTGGCGCGCCTGCTGGACAGGCCGCCCCGCTGGATCGGCGGCAGGTCCGCGGCGCTCATCAAGCGGGCCGTACCCCTGGGTTCGGCGTTCGCGGTCGTCGCCCTGGGGGCGGGTCTGGTGCTGAGGGAGGCGTCATCCGTACTCGGCTGA